AGGCCCAAGAGAAGTGTCCACACGACGTAGTTTAGCAAATGAAAATACAGGTACTTTTACTGATACATAATCATCTTCAGGCCACAACCCACTCTCATATCCTAAATCGGATAATTTCTGACCTAAAATCACTTTTGTCGCAACATTGGCCATTGGAATATTCGTCACCTTACTAAGGAAAGGGACTGTTCTTGAAGAACGAGGATTCACTTCAATCACATATACCTTCTCTTTGTATATGACAAATTGAATATTTACTAACCCAATCACTTGTAGCTCTCTTGCAATTTTTGTTGTAATTTCAACAATTTGTTCTTTAACCTCTTCAGAGACGGACTGAGGAGGATATACAGCAATGGAGTCTCCTGAATGAACTCCTGCTCTTTCAACATGTTCCATAATACCTGGGATCACTACAGTTTCTTTATCACAGATCGCATCTACCTCTACTTCTTTTCCTAACATGTACCGATCAATTAACACAGGGTGATCTGGATTGATTTTTACAGCTTTCTCCATATAATTCAGCAATTCATCATCAGAATATACAATTTCCATCGCTCTTCCACCTAGAACGTAAGATGGACGGACTAAAACAGGATACCCTAATCCTGAAGCCGTTTGAACTGCTTGATCTACTGTAGTCACTGTACTACCTTGAGGCTGGGCAATCTCTAATCTTCTTAAAAGAGCTTCAAACTCTTTCCGATCTTCTGCAGCATCAATATTATCTATGCTGGTCCCAATAATGTTTACGCCTGCTTTAGATAGAGGCTCAGCTAAATTAATTGCAGTCTGCCCTCCAAATTGGACTATAACTCCAATAGGTTGTACCTGTTCAATAATGTTCATCACATCTTCAAAAAATAAAGGTTCAAAATAAAGTTGATCCGACGTACTAAAGTCTGTGGAAACTGTTTCAGGATTGTTGTTTATAATAACCGCTTCGTACCCAGCATCTTGGATTGCCCAAACTGCATGTACGGTTGAATAGTCAAATTCAATCCCTTGACCGATACGAATTGGCCCAGAACCTAATACAATGACTTTCTCTTTAGTGGATTGAATTGCTTCGTTCTCGGTTTCATAAGTAGAATAATAGTAAGGTGTTGTAGCTTCAAACTCAGCAGCGCAAGTATCAACCATTTTGTAAACTGGTCTAATATCAAATTGTGTTCGAAGCGAACGTATCTCTTTTTCTTCTGTAAATGAAAAACTTGGATCGGAGGATCTGCGTAGTTCTGCAATTGCTCGATCTGTAAATCCTTTTCTTTTTGCTTCTAACAACAAATCTTCCGTTAATTCTACATTCATTAATTTTTTTTCAAATTGAATCAATTTTTCAATTTTATTTAAAAACCACCAATCAATCTTTGTAAGGTCTTGAATTTGCTGTAAAGTATAACCTCTACGATAAGCTTCAGCTATTATAAACAAACGTTCATCATCTGGTGTTTGTAAACGGTTGTTAAGAACGGAATCATCTAATTCCTCCAGTTCTTTTATAAATAAACGATGTACATCAATTTCCAATGAACGAATAGCTTTATGAATAGACTCTTCAAAAGTACGCCCAATAGCCATAACCTCTCCTGTAGCTTTCATTTGTGTACCTAATTTTCTGTTGGCACTTATGAATTTATCAAATGGCCAGCGAGGAATTTTGCTTACGATATAATCAAGTGTTGGTTCAAAACAAGCATAAGTTTGACCCGTTACAGGATTTTCAAGCTCATCTAATGTATAACCGACTGCGATTTTTGCTGCCATTTTTGCGATGGGATAACCTGTAGCTTTTGAGGCAAGGGCAGACGAACGACTTACTCTTGGATTCACTTCAATCACGTAATATTGAAAACTAAACGGATCTAACGCAAGCTGAACGTTACAGCCGCCTTCAATATCTAAAGCACGAATGATTTTTAATGAAGCTGAGCGAAGCATTTGATATTCACGGTCCGATAAGGTTTGACTAGGTGCCACTACAATGCTATCACCAGTGTGTACACCAACTGGATCAAAATTTTCCATGTTACAAACGACAATACAGTTATCGTTCGCATCACGCATCACTTCGTACTCTATTTCCTTCATGCCTGCGATGCTCATTTCAATTAAACATTGACCAATTGGACTATAACGTATACCTGCTGCTACGATTTCTCTTAAATCTTCCTCTGAATCAGCGATTCCTCCACCAGTACCACCCAATGTATAAGCTGGTCTAATAATAATCGGATATCCAACTTGATTTGCAAAATCTACGGCTTCTTGTACAGTTGTAACAATGACACTTTCAGGAACTGGTTGTTCTAGTTCACGCATAAGTTCTCTAAATAAATCTCGATCCTCAGCCTTTTCTATAGAAGATAATTGCGTACCTAGAAGCTGAACATTTTCTTCTTCAAGAACACCTCTTTTGGCTAATTCAACAGCCATATTTAAACCCGTTTGCCCTCCTAAAGTTGGTAATAATCCATCTGGTTGTTCCTTGCGAATAACCTGAGTAACAAATTCGGGTGTAATCGGTTCAATATATACCTTATCCGCCATATTGGTATCTGTCATAATCGTAGCTGGATTACTATTAATAAGAACTACTTCATACCCTTCTTCTTTTAAAGCTTGACATGCTTGTGTTCCTGCATAATCAAATTCTGCAGCCTGTCCAATGACGATAGGCCCTGAACCTATAACCAATATTTTTTTCAATGAAGTATTTTTAGGCATTTTGCATGTCTCCTTTCTTCGCTGCTGCAACAATTTGCGCTTGGCGAGGCAACTCAGGTGTCTCTGCTTTCGTACGACGAATCATTTCGATAAAATCTTCAAATAAATAACTAGAATCAAATGGTCCAGGAGCCGCTTCAGGATGATACTGTACTGAAAAAGCAGGCACGTGTTTGTGTTTAAGACCTTCTACTGTTTTATCGTTATTGTTGATATGAGTGATTTCTAGTGGTGTGTTAGATATAGAATCTTCTTTCACTGTATAACCGTGATTTTGTGATGTAATATAACAACGGTTAGAGGATAACTCCTTAACAGGATGGTTTCCACCACGATGTCCAAATTTCAACTTTTCTGTATCCGCACCACAAGCTAAAGCAAACAACTGATGACCTAGACAGATTCCAAAAATAGGGAATTGACCTAACAATTCGTGTATCATTGTCACAGCTTCAGGGACACTTTTAGGATCACCAGGTCCATTGGATAATAAAATCCCATCTGGTTTTAATCTTCTGATTTGATCCGCTGTCGTATTATGAGGAACGACAATGACGTCACAATCACGTTTATTTAATTCTCTTAAGATTCCACTTTTTGAGCCAAAATCTACAAGAACAATCCTTTCTTTGTTTCCTGGCGAACTAAAAATACTTTTTGTAGAAACTCGAGTTACTTGATCTGTTAATAAAGAAGTACCCTTTAGTTGCTCCATCAATTCCTCGATTGAATGATTTCCTGTTGAGATAACTCCTTTCATCGTACCGTAATGTCTAATTTTACGTGTTAACATACGAGTATCGAT
The window above is part of the Chengkuizengella sp. SCS-71B genome. Proteins encoded here:
- the carB gene encoding carbamoyl-phosphate synthase large subunit; this translates as MPKNTSLKKILVIGSGPIVIGQAAEFDYAGTQACQALKEEGYEVVLINSNPATIMTDTNMADKVYIEPITPEFVTQVIRKEQPDGLLPTLGGQTGLNMAVELAKRGVLEEENVQLLGTQLSSIEKAEDRDLFRELMRELEQPVPESVIVTTVQEAVDFANQVGYPIIIRPAYTLGGTGGGIADSEEDLREIVAAGIRYSPIGQCLIEMSIAGMKEIEYEVMRDANDNCIVVCNMENFDPVGVHTGDSIVVAPSQTLSDREYQMLRSASLKIIRALDIEGGCNVQLALDPFSFQYYVIEVNPRVSRSSALASKATGYPIAKMAAKIAVGYTLDELENPVTGQTYACFEPTLDYIVSKIPRWPFDKFISANRKLGTQMKATGEVMAIGRTFEESIHKAIRSLEIDVHRLFIKELEELDDSVLNNRLQTPDDERLFIIAEAYRRGYTLQQIQDLTKIDWWFLNKIEKLIQFEKKLMNVELTEDLLLEAKRKGFTDRAIAELRRSSDPSFSFTEEKEIRSLRTQFDIRPVYKMVDTCAAEFEATTPYYYSTYETENEAIQSTKEKVIVLGSGPIRIGQGIEFDYSTVHAVWAIQDAGYEAVIINNNPETVSTDFSTSDQLYFEPLFFEDVMNIIEQVQPIGVIVQFGGQTAINLAEPLSKAGVNIIGTSIDNIDAAEDRKEFEALLRRLEIAQPQGSTVTTVDQAVQTASGLGYPVLVRPSYVLGGRAMEIVYSDDELLNYMEKAVKINPDHPVLIDRYMLGKEVEVDAICDKETVVIPGIMEHVERAGVHSGDSIAVYPPQSVSEEVKEQIVEITTKIARELQVIGLVNIQFVIYKEKVYVIEVNPRSSRTVPFLSKVTNIPMANVATKVILGQKLSDLGYESGLWPEDDYVSVKVPVFSFAKLRRVDTSLGPEMKSTGEVMGRDVHYAKALYKGLIGSGMKIPQSGSIIVTVADKDKEEATELIKGFYNLGYKIIATGGTSQTLEDTGMTVQQVNKLKEGSPNIVDLIRNGEAQFVINTLTKGKTPERDGFRIRREAVENGVVCLTSLDTVRALLTMLQTINYASTPMPVMGEDISEVKKLRIGLAGVN
- the carA gene encoding glutamine-hydrolyzing carbamoyl-phosphate synthase small subunit; translation: MQANLLLEDGTLFKGKSFGSEKNAIGEVVFNTGITGYQEVLSDPSYCGQIITMTYPLIGNYGISRDDFEAVRPYIHGFVVRQHEDIPSNWRAQYTVDSLLKDYDIPGISEIDTRMLTRKIRHYGTMKGVISTGNHSIEELMEQLKGTSLLTDQVTRVSTKSIFSSPGNKERIVLVDFGSKSGILRELNKRDCDVIVVPHNTTADQIRRLKPDGILLSNGPGDPKSVPEAVTMIHELLGQFPIFGICLGHQLFALACGADTEKLKFGHRGGNHPVKELSSNRCYITSQNHGYTVKEDSISNTPLEITHINNNDKTVEGLKHKHVPAFSVQYHPEAAPGPFDSSYLFEDFIEMIRRTKAETPELPRQAQIVAAAKKGDMQNA